In Exiguobacterium acetylicum, the genomic stretch GACCTAACGAAATCATGAGAACCGCTGCCTTTTCACGACTGTTCATTTCCAGCTTCTTCATCTCATCAATCCTCCGCTAACCAAGTACGTAATAATTTCGCAAACTCATCTGGATTGGACGCAGCGAGTTTTTCAAGCTGTTTCCGTTTAACTGCACCATCGCTCGTATCTTCTGTTGATAGTTCCGGAATTTCCGTCTCAATCGGTGTCCATTCCTCGAGTTCTTCGATTTCATTCGCTCTCCGTCGACGCATGAGGAGGATGACTGCTCCAATGACGAGGATTGCTGCTCCACCAAGTGCGAACCATACCCACATTGGTGTTGCCGTCGTCGTTTTCGTCGCTGTCGTCGTTTCCGCAAATGGTCGAGACATGACAACGACCTTATTGGCTAGCTCTGCATCCGTCAGTGTTGCTTTCGCATCTGTCTTCGTTAATGATGTCCGGATGATTGAGTACATCATCGTCTGTAAGTCCGTTTGTAGTTGTGGATCGATTTGATTCTGACCTTTTGGTGGCTCGACGATGATTTGAATTCCTAAATCACGAATTTCGTAAGGAGCTCCTGTGATTTGTTTCGTGATTCGATTGACTTCATAGTTGATGATATCGTGTGTTTTTTCACTCGTATCACCCGTTGTTCCAGTACCCGCTGGGAAATTCGTCGTTTCATTTTGTCCGGTACCTGCTGTACCAGCATTTGCAGAGCCTGTGTACGCTTCTGCTACTTTTTCAGCTGACGTGACGATCCCTTCGATTTTATCGGGATCTACTGGCTCAACAAGCTTTTGTTCTTCCTGACGTTTCGTCACATCGACATCTGCCGTAACGGATACGAGTGCTTTTTGTGGACCAAGAACGACAGACAGCATCTGCTGAATCTGCTTGCGTAAATCGTTTTCCGTCGTTTTCTTCAGCGCCATCGGATCGGTTCCACCCGCTGTTTGCGTAGCAGAGCCCGGCTCGTAATACGTGAAATACTGATCCATGATCGTAATGTTTTCTTCTTTAAGGTTCGGAATACTCTTTGCAATCAAATGATACAGCCCTTGAACCGTTTGATTGTTAAGATTACTCCCTGCGCTAGAAGTCAAGACGACAGAAACCGTTGAAGATTCCTTTTCATCAGATAGAAAAACACTCTTCTCAGGGAGAGTGATCATGACTTTTGCTGACTCAATCCCGTTAACTTGTGTGATCAAGTTTTCAAGTTCCGTCTGCATCGTATCGCGTTCAAGAATATTCATCTCTTTATCCGTAGTTCCGAATCCAGCATTTTCACTAAAGAAGGAATAATCGATTTGACCGGATTTCGGTATACCAGCCGTCGCTAATTCGACTTTTAAGTTTTCGACATTTGCTTCTGGAACAAGAATCGTCACACCATTCGCTTCAGTGACGACTTCCGATGCGATTCCATCTTCATTTAGCTTTTCTGTCACTTGCCCTGCTTCTTGAGGGGATAACTTTGAATAAAGAGGCGTCATCGTTGGTTTAGATAACCAGATGATGGCGACAATCAACGCCGCTAAAACGACGACGATGATTCCTAAAATCGTCGCCTTCTTCGCAAGTGACCATTCTTTCCATGTCATATTCATAGCTCCTAATCGAGCTTTTATTCGTTCGTTCATTCAACATCTCCCACGCTTTCCTTAACAGTCACAGTTGCATACGCATCATTTCTTGGTATGCTTCGATGCCTTTGTTGCGGACTTCAAGGGCGAGTTGCATAGAAAGCGATGCCTCTTCTGTTTTAATCATGATGTTATGTAGATCCGTCGTCTTTCCTGTCGCGAGGTCGACGCGCGCTTGAGATGAGGCGTGTTGCGTTGCATTCAGTCCGTTCATCGCCTCGCTGAGCACCTCACTAAAATCACTTGGTGTCGTCTTAGCGACCGTCTGCGTGGGTAGTACCATCTGCATGTTTTGAATTGGTTGAATTGCCATCCCGTCATCTCCTCTACTTATTTACCGATCTCCATCGCTTTGACGAGCATCGCTTTTGTCGCGTTCAAGGCCGTTACATTCGCTTCGTAAGAGCGTGTCGCGCCCATCATGTCGACCATTTCTTTTAAGATATCGACATTAGGCATCTTGACGTACCCGAGCTCATCCGCATCTGGATGCGTCGGATTATATTCTAATTTGAATGGTTCTGGATCTTTCTTCAATTCACTGACCGTGACACCATTGGCAGTCTCTTTCAACACAGCGAGTTTTCTCGCGTACGGTTGCCACTGTCCATTAACGAGTTCACCTCGTGTCGTTTGAGCATTCGCGATGTTTGCTGAGACCGTATCAAGCCGCAAACGCTGGGCAGTCAACCCAGATGCAGACGTATGGAATCCGTTGAACATACTCATCGATTACTTTCCTCCTCGGATGACAGACTGAATACCTGAGAATTTACGATTCAGCTGTTCGACCAACGCCTCATACTCAATTTGGTTGCGTGATAATTCAGACATCTCAAGATCGATATCGACACCGTTTCCATCGTTACGCATCGTATTTGGTCGATCAACGATGCTGCCAGAAGTTCCGATTGTTGCATGTCGCTTTAAACTCATTTTCATCTCTGAATCGAGAACATCTCCAAACGTGACACGCTTTGCTTTATACCCAGGCGTATCGACATTCGCGATGTTTTTAGCGATGACTTCCTGTGCCATGACCGTTCGATTGACGGCTTGTGTCATTACGTTATAGTCAGATCCTAACCAATTCATCTTCTTTCCTCCACTCGTGGCAACTATATTTAAATTCATGAAAAAAGTAAGTCGTTAGTAACATATCTGAAATAATTGAAACAAATAGGTCAATGTTTGAAAAGAAGTTTTTTGAACAAGAGGGTAATGAGATGTTAATATTCTGTTTTTTATTCCCTTTTCTTATAAAAATGATAAATAATACCTAGTCAAACAAAAAAGACCTAGTGCTTAACTAGGTCTTCTCTGTATTAGCAGCATTTTCCTTTTTTTAGTTCGATTTAATTCGCTCTAGTTCATAAAGGAAGTTGTCGTTTAAGATTTTGATGTATGTTCCCTTCATTCCGAGTGAACGTGACTCGATGACGCCTGCACTTTCGAGTTTACGAAGCGCGTTGACGATGACGGAACGCGTGATACCGACGCGATCGGCAATCTTTGAAGCGACGAGTAGTCCTTCATTTCCTTCCAGCTCTTCGAAGATATGCTCAATCGCTTCAAGTTCCGAATAAGACAATGAATTGATCGCCATCTGAACGACCGCTTTCTTGCGTGCTTTATCTTCCGCCTCATGAGCCTTTTCACGAAGAATCTCCATCCCGACGACTGTTGCGCCGTACTCCGCAAGTACAAGGTCTTCTTCGTTAAAGTCTTCGACCATACGACCGAGGACAAGCGTACCAAGGCGCTCGCCACCACCAATGATTGGCACGATCGTCGTTTTCGACGTTTCGAACGTATCGCGGTTGTCGACCGGGAATGCCGTGTGTTCACTATCGATGGCAATGTTTGCCGTCGTTTCCGTAACGTTAAATAGTTTTTTCGTATAATCTTCCGGGAATTGACGTTCTTCTAAGAAACCACGGACCCGGTCATTTTCGATTTGTTGCTTGATTGCGATACCTAGTAACTTACCGCGCCGACTTACGATGAATGTGTTCGATTCCATGACTTCGCTGAGTCGATCAGCCATGACCTTGAAATCAACATGTGTGCTCGCTTCTTGTTGTAACATCGTATTCAGCTTCCGCGTTTTCGCCAATAAATTCATTTTTTCTTCCTCCACTTTATAAGATGAACTGACTTAAGTCTCGATCATCTGCTACTTTTCCAACTCGTTCCGTCACGTATTGTGGCGTAATCGTCACATCCGTCTCTGGCATGTCTGCTGCTTCGAAGGATAATTCTTCAAGGACGCGCTCCATGATCGTATACAAGCGTCGTGCTCCAATATTATCCGTCTCATCGTTTACCTGTGCAGCAATCCGTGCGATTTCACGAATGGCTTCTTCTGTAAAGGTGACATGAACGTGCTCTGCCCCTAATAATGCTTTATATTGTTTGAGTAATGCTTGATTCGGTTCAGTTAAAATCTTAACAAAGTCATCTTCTGTCAAACTGTCGAGTTCGACACGGATCGGAAAACGACCTTGGAGTTCAGGAATCAGATCAGATGGTTTCGCCATATGGAATGCACCCGCAGCGATGAACAAGATGTGATCCGTCTTGACTGGACCATATTTAGTAACGATCGTCGATCCTTCAACGATTGGTAAGATGTCTCGTTGAACACCCTCTCGTGAAACACCAGCTGAATCATGTCCTTTTGTCGCAATCTTATCGATCTCATCGACGAAGATGATACCCATCTGTTCTGCGCGACGGACCGCTTCGTCATGGACTTCGTTCAAGTCGAGCAACCGTTCCGCTTCTTCCGCTGTCAAAATCGGACGCGCCTCCTTGACTGTGAGCTGACGCTTCTTCGTTTTCTTCGGCATGACTTGTCCGAGCATATCCTGAAGATTCGCGAGCCCCTCCATACCTTGTTGTCCAGAGAATAAATCCACTTGACGTTCTTCGACATCAACCTCAATCATTCGATCCTCGAGTTGCCCTGTCAGTAATTGCTGACGAAGTAACGAACGGTCGGCTGTCGCTTCCGATGTATCCGGCTCTTGTTGCTTCTGGTTCCCGCCGAACAACATCTCAAACGGATTCGTTCCACCACCGAGACCAGATGACGCTTTTTTACCAGACAACGCATCAACGATTCGTTCGTTTGCCACTGCTTCCGCTCGATCTTTGAGCGCTTCCTTTTTCTCATCTTTGACAAGACGTAGAGACGCTTCCACAAGATCCCGCACCATTGACTCCACATCACGACCGACGTACCCTACTTCCGTGAACTTCGTCGCTTCGATTTTGACGAACGGCGCACGGACGAGTTTCGCAAGACGTCGCGCAATCTCTGTTTTTCCGACCCCGGTAGGTCCGATCATCAGGATGTTCTTCGGTGTGACTTCATCCCGCATCGATGCATCGAGTAATTGTCGACGGTACCGATTACGTAAAGCAATCGCCACCGCACGTTTAGCATCCGCTTGTCCGATGACATGTTCATTTAACTTCTCGACGATTTGTCTTGGCGTCAATTCATGCATGGTCATTGCCTCCGATCGTTTCTAGGATGATTTGATCGTTCGTAAAGACACAGAGTTCACCAGCCGTCTCAAGAGCTGCGCGGGCGATCTCCTCTGCTGTGAGATGACTTGCATGTCGAGCTAACGCGCGACCTGCTGCAAGCGCATAATTACCACCTGAACCGATTGCGAGAATGCCGTCATCCGGTTCGATGACTTCCCCGTTTCCGGATACAAGTAAGAGATGTGTTCCATCCATGACGAGTAAGAGTGCTTCTAGTTGACGCAACATCTTATCGCCTCGCCATTCCTTCGCCAGCTCAACTGCTGCCCGTTGTAAGTTCCCGTTATACATTTCAAGCTTCGCTTCGAATTTTTCAAAGAGTGTGAACGCATCCGCGACACTTCCAGCAAATCCGGCAATGACTTTGCCACCATAGAGGCGCCGTACTTTTTTCGCACTTTTCTTCATGATGACTTGGTTTCCGAAAGTCACCTGTCCGTCTCCGCTCATCGCGGATTGTCCGTTATGTTGAATCGCAAAAATCGTCGTTGCATGAAACATCAATGTTTCCTCCCTTAGGCACGAGGATGTGCTTGTTGATAAACATGTCGTAATCGTTCCGTCGTTACGTGTGTATACTGACCAGTCGTCGACAGAGATGCGTGTCCAAGTAACTCCTGGACCGCTCGCAAATCGGCGCCTCTTTCCAGTAAATCTGTCGCGAAACTATGACGAAGCGCATGTGGTGTCACATGTTTCCCAACGAGTTGTTCCCCTTTTTTCATGATTTTCCGAATCGCATCCGTCGTCAATCGACGCCCTGAATGAGACAAGAACAACGCTTGCTCATGACCTGCGATTGGATCTCGTGATGGTAAGTACAGTTCTAATGCATCTTTAGCAAAGGTTCCGATTGGTGAGATGCGTTCCTTCCCACCTTTTCCATACACATGAACGTAGGAGTGATCAGTCGCGAGATCACGAAGATCTAGTTGAACGACCTCGCTGACCCGCATACCCGTCGCATATAAAAGTTCTACTAACGCCACATTCCGGTTACCAAGCGTATCACTCGATCGAAAGGCATCGAGGAAACGTTCATATTCCGTTGGGACGAGGAATGTCGGAAGTCCTTGTTGTCGTTTTGGTGCTTTTAATCCATCGAAGGGATTAGGCTCATCGGTGTCACGTGTCAAAAAACGACCAAATTGTTTGAGGCAGGAAACTTTTTGTGCAATCGTCGCCCGCGCCAGCTCCTGATCGTAAAGAGCATACAAATAACGCCGTGCACTTGCCAATTCAATCGATCGTAGCTGATGATCGCGGCAAAAAGCGGCGTATTGTCGAAGTGTTTGATCATAAGAGCGACCTGTATTCGGAGATAATTGACGTTCAATATGAACATACCGCATGAAATCTTCTAGCAGTCGCTCAAAAGCAGTGTCTATCCCCATGAATGCGCCCCCTTCTGACCATTTCATTCTCGAATCGCCCTTAGCATAGCACAGACCAAGTAGTCTGACAATAGACCAAAAACCGAAAAATTAACGAAATTATCACGCTTTTATGACAAATTAAGAAATGGGGAGAAAGAGCGCTAAATCACGCCTTTCTCCCCATCAAAAATCACATATCCGTGAAATCTTTGATTGCTTCAAGTGCTCGCTCTGCGTAGAGCGCATACTTCTCAGGTTTTTTCATCCGAACCGGATGACCGACGAGTGCTGGTACCAATCCGAAGTTGGCATTCATTGGCTGGAAGTTCTTCCCTTCCGTCGTCGTGATATAGTGCGACATCGCGCCCATCATCGTTTCCTGCGGGAACGTTACCGGTTCCGCCTCATTGACGAGACGTGCCGCATTGATTCCTGCCGTC encodes the following:
- the codY gene encoding GTP-sensing pleiotropic transcriptional regulator CodY; its protein translation is MNLLAKTRKLNTMLQQEASTHVDFKVMADRLSEVMESNTFIVSRRGKLLGIAIKQQIENDRVRGFLEERQFPEDYTKKLFNVTETTANIAIDSEHTAFPVDNRDTFETSKTTIVPIIGGGERLGTLVLGRMVEDFNEEDLVLAEYGATVVGMEILREKAHEAEDKARKKAVVQMAINSLSYSELEAIEHIFEELEGNEGLLVASKIADRVGITRSVIVNALRKLESAGVIESRSLGMKGTYIKILNDNFLYELERIKSN
- the hslV gene encoding ATP-dependent protease subunit HslV; this encodes MFHATTIFAIQHNGQSAMSGDGQVTFGNQVIMKKSAKKVRRLYGGKVIAGFAGSVADAFTLFEKFEAKLEMYNGNLQRAAVELAKEWRGDKMLRQLEALLLVMDGTHLLLVSGNGEVIEPDDGILAIGSGGNYALAAGRALARHASHLTAEEIARAALETAGELCVFTNDQIILETIGGNDHA
- the flgC gene encoding flagellar basal body rod protein FlgC, producing MSMFNGFHTSASGLTAQRLRLDTVSANIANAQTTRGELVNGQWQPYARKLAVLKETANGVTVSELKKDPEPFKLEYNPTHPDADELGYVKMPNVDILKEMVDMMGATRSYEANVTALNATKAMLVKAMEIGK
- the flgB gene encoding flagellar basal body rod protein FlgB is translated as MNWLGSDYNVMTQAVNRTVMAQEVIAKNIANVDTPGYKAKRVTFGDVLDSEMKMSLKRHATIGTSGSIVDRPNTMRNDGNGVDIDLEMSELSRNQIEYEALVEQLNRKFSGIQSVIRGGK
- the fliE gene encoding flagellar hook-basal body complex protein FliE, translated to MAIQPIQNMQMVLPTQTVAKTTPSDFSEVLSEAMNGLNATQHASSQARVDLATGKTTDLHNIMIKTEEASLSMQLALEVRNKGIEAYQEMMRMQL
- the hslU gene encoding ATP-dependent protease ATPase subunit HslU; this translates as MHELTPRQIVEKLNEHVIGQADAKRAVAIALRNRYRRQLLDASMRDEVTPKNILMIGPTGVGKTEIARRLAKLVRAPFVKIEATKFTEVGYVGRDVESMVRDLVEASLRLVKDEKKEALKDRAEAVANERIVDALSGKKASSGLGGGTNPFEMLFGGNQKQQEPDTSEATADRSLLRQQLLTGQLEDRMIEVDVEERQVDLFSGQQGMEGLANLQDMLGQVMPKKTKKRQLTVKEARPILTAEEAERLLDLNEVHDEAVRRAEQMGIIFVDEIDKIATKGHDSAGVSREGVQRDILPIVEGSTIVTKYGPVKTDHILFIAAGAFHMAKPSDLIPELQGRFPIRVELDSLTEDDFVKILTEPNQALLKQYKALLGAEHVHVTFTEEAIREIARIAAQVNDETDNIGARRLYTIMERVLEELSFEAADMPETDVTITPQYVTERVGKVADDRDLSQFIL
- the fliF gene encoding flagellar basal-body MS-ring/collar protein FliF, whose amino-acid sequence is MTWKEWSLAKKATILGIIVVVLAALIVAIIWLSKPTMTPLYSKLSPQEAGQVTEKLNEDGIASEVVTEANGVTILVPEANVENLKVELATAGIPKSGQIDYSFFSENAGFGTTDKEMNILERDTMQTELENLITQVNGIESAKVMITLPEKSVFLSDEKESSTVSVVLTSSAGSNLNNQTVQGLYHLIAKSIPNLKEENITIMDQYFTYYEPGSATQTAGGTDPMALKKTTENDLRKQIQQMLSVVLGPQKALVSVTADVDVTKRQEEQKLVEPVDPDKIEGIVTSAEKVAEAYTGSANAGTAGTGQNETTNFPAGTGTTGDTSEKTHDIINYEVNRITKQITGAPYEIRDLGIQIIVEPPKGQNQIDPQLQTDLQTMMYSIIRTSLTKTDAKATLTDAELANKVVVMSRPFAETTTATKTTTATPMWVWFALGGAAILVIGAVILLMRRRRANEIEELEEWTPIETEIPELSTEDTSDGAVKRKQLEKLAASNPDEFAKLLRTWLAED
- a CDS encoding tyrosine recombinase XerC; this translates as MKWSEGGAFMGIDTAFERLLEDFMRYVHIERQLSPNTGRSYDQTLRQYAAFCRDHQLRSIELASARRYLYALYDQELARATIAQKVSCLKQFGRFLTRDTDEPNPFDGLKAPKRQQGLPTFLVPTEYERFLDAFRSSDTLGNRNVALVELLYATGMRVSEVVQLDLRDLATDHSYVHVYGKGGKERISPIGTFAKDALELYLPSRDPIAGHEQALFLSHSGRRLTTDAIRKIMKKGEQLVGKHVTPHALRHSFATDLLERGADLRAVQELLGHASLSTTGQYTHVTTERLRHVYQQAHPRA